One genomic region from Nostoc sphaeroides encodes:
- a CDS encoding ligand-binding sensor domain-containing protein, translating into MGTVSKGNVTVVLFCKRTSLLTTSILLGLIAVPSIGWAQKTPDINSSDLTPAYPRSAPPPRVEPLPDERGVQENLPKTDYRVGNLLGDITGNLWVGSWRGLSRIDPKTGKIISRVSLPNVAIGALAQDKVGRLWVGSYDGLFRVDPRTSEITAQNLFLPSKRVLSLLVDKRGYLWTGTDSGLALISPDQGLIMTTLKNLPGVSANTLTLDAEGQLWVGTLDGLVRVNTASAAIMKRITDLPGTTVQALAISPEGLIWAGMPNNLLVINPKTGAVLRSVTRLRGRDVTAIRFAKDGSVWVGTNNGLLRLNPNTGAVLDAEVAGLPSSRVLAIAPDIANKLWIGTSEGLAWLMPKTSSAKPHIAFSRAVK; encoded by the coding sequence ATGGGTACTGTCTCCAAAGGAAATGTCACCGTGGTATTGTTTTGCAAGCGTACTAGTTTATTGACTACTTCTATCTTGCTGGGGTTGATAGCTGTGCCAAGTATAGGATGGGCACAAAAAACCCCTGATATTAATTCATCTGATCTAACTCCTGCTTACCCTCGTTCTGCACCGCCACCGCGAGTAGAACCTTTGCCCGACGAACGAGGGGTGCAAGAAAATTTGCCAAAAACTGATTATCGTGTCGGTAACTTACTGGGAGATATTACTGGCAATCTTTGGGTAGGTTCTTGGCGGGGACTATCGCGGATTGATCCTAAAACTGGCAAGATTATTTCTCGTGTTAGTTTACCGAATGTTGCTATTGGTGCTTTAGCCCAAGACAAAGTAGGACGTTTATGGGTAGGAAGTTATGATGGACTGTTCCGAGTAGACCCCCGTACTAGTGAAATCACCGCGCAGAATTTATTTTTGCCTTCTAAACGGGTGTTGTCATTGTTAGTTGACAAACGGGGTTATTTGTGGACTGGAACCGATAGTGGTTTAGCCCTAATTAGTCCCGACCAAGGCTTAATTATGACAACATTAAAAAATCTGCCTGGTGTCAGCGCTAACACCCTGACTTTAGATGCTGAAGGTCAACTGTGGGTTGGTACACTTGATGGATTGGTACGGGTAAATACTGCTAGTGCTGCGATTATGAAGCGGATAACCGATTTACCAGGGACGACTGTCCAAGCTTTAGCCATCAGTCCAGAAGGATTAATTTGGGCAGGAATGCCAAATAATTTGCTAGTTATTAACCCAAAAACTGGTGCAGTGTTGCGTTCTGTAACTCGCCTGCGTGGGCGTGACGTGACAGCAATACGTTTTGCTAAAGATGGTAGTGTGTGGGTTGGGACTAACAATGGTTTGTTACGATTAAATCCAAATACAGGAGCTGTGTTAGATGCAGAAGTTGCTGGACTTCCTTCTAGTCGAGTTCTTGCCATTGCACCTGATATAGCCAATAAATTATGGATTGGCACTAGTGAAGGTTTAGCTTGGTTAATGCCCAAAACGAGTAGTGCAAAACCGCATATTGCTTTCAGTCGCGCTGTTAAGTAG
- the panB gene encoding 3-methyl-2-oxobutanoate hydroxymethyltransferase, translated as MAITTQQLIQWKQQGRSIVALTAWDYAIAQLLDTAGVDLILVGDSMAVVLGYETTLPITLDEMIYHAKSVRRGVKRALVVVDLPFLTYQESLQQAMHSAGRVLKETGAQAVKLEGGYPAIAETIARLVEAGIPVMGHVGLTPQSVHQLGLRQQGKTQEASERILLEAIALEQAGVFSLVLEHIPADLAMQITQKLSIPTIGIGAGTHCDGQVLVTSDVLGLAEKHPPFAKVYTNLRETITKAVQDYAVEVRDRKFP; from the coding sequence ATGGCAATTACTACCCAGCAATTAATTCAATGGAAACAACAGGGACGTTCAATTGTGGCGTTGACGGCCTGGGATTATGCGATCGCTCAACTCCTCGATACAGCTGGTGTAGACTTAATCCTCGTGGGTGACTCTATGGCAGTAGTTCTAGGGTATGAAACAACACTGCCGATAACTTTGGATGAGATGATCTACCACGCCAAATCTGTGCGCCGTGGGGTTAAACGCGCATTAGTGGTGGTAGATTTACCATTTTTGACGTATCAAGAAAGTCTCCAGCAAGCAATGCACTCAGCTGGGCGGGTACTCAAGGAAACGGGCGCTCAAGCGGTAAAATTGGAAGGTGGCTATCCAGCGATCGCAGAAACTATTGCTCGTCTGGTAGAAGCTGGAATTCCGGTAATGGGCCATGTCGGTTTGACACCGCAATCAGTACATCAACTCGGTTTGCGACAACAAGGGAAAACCCAAGAAGCGAGTGAGAGGATTTTACTTGAAGCGATCGCTCTGGAACAAGCTGGGGTATTTTCTCTAGTGTTAGAGCATATCCCCGCAGATTTGGCAATGCAGATTACACAAAAATTAAGCATTCCCACAATCGGTATCGGTGCGGGAACTCACTGCGATGGACAAGTTTTAGTTACCTCTGATGTCCTTGGACTTGCTGAGAAGCATCCACCCTTTGCCAAAGTTTACACAAACTTGCGAGAGACGATTACCAAAGCCGTGCAAGATTATGCCGTGGAAGTACGCGATCGGAAATTTCCATAA
- a CDS encoding Rpn family recombination-promoting nuclease/putative transposase, with amino-acid sequence MKTDSIFYRLFQEFPSIFFELIGNPPETANTYQFSSVEIKQTAFRIDGVFLPTQDGENPIYFLEVQFQPDSDIYLRLVSEAFLYLRQNKSKNSWRGVVIYPRRNIDTGERQDCHEFFNSDRISIIYLDELGEAASLPIGIATLKLVIENEDTTITTARVLINRTKQAVNLQLPQKQLLELIETILVYKLPNISREEIEAMFGLSELKQTRVYQEAKQEGKQEGKEEGKQEGRFEAKLEAVPKLLALGLSVEQISQALDLDVAQVQQAIQQTPLNE; translated from the coding sequence GTGAAAACTGACAGTATATTTTATCGCCTATTTCAAGAGTTTCCCAGTATCTTCTTTGAACTGATTGGCAATCCTCCTGAGACTGCAAATACCTATCAATTCTCTTCAGTTGAAATCAAACAAACTGCCTTTAGAATAGATGGTGTATTTCTTCCGACTCAAGACGGAGAAAATCCGATTTATTTCCTTGAAGTTCAATTTCAACCAGATTCAGATATTTATTTGCGCCTAGTTTCGGAAGCATTTCTCTATTTGCGGCAAAATAAATCTAAAAATTCTTGGCGAGGAGTGGTGATTTATCCCAGAAGGAATATAGATACTGGCGAGCGACAAGATTGCCACGAATTTTTTAATAGCGATCGCATTAGTATAATTTACTTGGATGAACTAGGCGAAGCTGCATCACTACCAATAGGTATTGCTACCCTAAAATTAGTAATTGAAAATGAAGATACAACTATTACTACCGCAAGAGTTTTAATCAACCGTACCAAACAAGCGGTAAATTTACAACTTCCACAAAAACAATTACTAGAATTAATAGAGACAATCCTGGTTTATAAATTGCCTAACATAAGTCGAGAGGAGATAGAAGCGATGTTTGGGTTAAGTGAGTTGAAGCAAACACGGGTTTATCAAGAAGCTAAACAAGAAGGCAAACAAGAAGGCAAGGAAGAAGGTAAACAAGAAGGTCGTTTTGAGGCAAAGTTAGAAGCTGTACCTAAACTGCTAGCACTGGGTTTAAGTGTGGAACAGATATCACAGGCGTTAGATTTGGATGTTGCACAAGTCCAGCAAGCAATACAGCAAACCCCTCTAAATGAATAA
- a CDS encoding Uma2 family endonuclease, with translation MVQQVTPETTIEVIYPESDGQPMADNTEQFTWIVKIKENLEILFASQADVFIAGDLFWYPVKGSPNIKQTPDTMVVFGRPKGKRGSYLQWNEDNIPPQVVFEILSPGNTLKEMAKKLQFYQRYGVEEYYIYDPAKNDLNGLLRSGDSFEVIEEMNGWVSPRLGICFTLTPETLEIVSSTGQKFLSPVEIDQLREQERQRAERECQAKEAALEELEKERDRYQELLAKLKEKGIDTDNL, from the coding sequence ATGGTACAACAAGTTACACCAGAAACCACCATCGAAGTCATCTACCCAGAAAGCGACGGACAGCCAATGGCGGATAATACAGAACAATTTACATGGATTGTCAAAATTAAAGAAAATTTAGAAATCCTATTTGCATCGCAAGCTGATGTATTTATCGCCGGAGATTTGTTTTGGTATCCAGTTAAAGGAAGCCCGAATATTAAACAAACGCCGGATACAATGGTGGTCTTTGGCAGACCAAAAGGAAAACGGGGTTCCTATTTACAATGGAATGAAGATAATATTCCCCCACAGGTAGTATTTGAAATACTATCGCCAGGTAACACTCTCAAAGAAATGGCTAAAAAATTGCAGTTTTACCAGCGTTACGGTGTGGAAGAATATTATATATATGATCCGGCTAAGAACGATTTAAACGGCTTGCTCCGTTCTGGAGATAGTTTTGAAGTCATCGAAGAGATGAATGGCTGGGTAAGTCCGCGCTTGGGAATCTGTTTTACATTAACACCAGAGACTTTGGAAATTGTTTCTTCTACTGGACAAAAATTTTTGTCACCTGTAGAAATTGACCAGTTACGGGAACAAGAACGCCAACGTGCAGAACGGGAATGCCAAGCAAAGGAAGCGGCTTTAGAAGAATTAGAAAAAGAGCGCGATCGCTATCAAGAATTACTAGCTAAACTCAAAGAAAAAGGAATTGATACAGATAATTTATAA
- the trmFO gene encoding FADH(2)-oxidizing methylenetetrahydrofolate--tRNA-(uracil(54)-C(5))-methyltransferase TrmFO — protein MEQQPIQVIGGGLAGTEAAWQIAQAGVPVILHEMRPKRFSPAHHTEHLAELVCSNSFGAMASDRAAGLLHEELRQLGSIVISKADEHAVPAGGALAVDRGQFGQDLTQTLASHPLIEFRRGEVSAIPEGIVVLATGPLTSPDLAEDLQRFTGMEYLSFFDAASPIIVGESINRDVAFMASRYDKGEAAYLNCPMNKEQYLRFREELCKAEQTELKGFERETAKFFEACLPIEELAQRGEDTMRYGPLKPVGLSDTRTGERPYAVVQLRQEDKAGQLWNMVGFQTNLRWGEQKRIFQLIPSLEKAEFVRLGVMHRNTFINAPQLMHPSLQFKERPTLLAAGQLIGTEGYTAAAAGGCLAGINAARLALGKEALVLPPTTMMGALLEFISSASPKHFQPMPPNFGIFPELGAKIKSKQERYGRYRDRSLTDLANWKVNHN, from the coding sequence ATGGAACAACAACCGATACAAGTAATTGGAGGTGGACTAGCTGGGACAGAAGCAGCTTGGCAAATAGCCCAAGCTGGAGTACCGGTAATTCTCCATGAAATGCGTCCAAAACGCTTCAGCCCTGCTCATCATACAGAACATTTAGCAGAATTAGTGTGTAGTAATTCCTTTGGGGCAATGGCAAGCGATCGCGCAGCCGGATTATTGCACGAAGAGTTACGCCAACTAGGTTCTATCGTCATTTCTAAAGCTGATGAACACGCCGTACCTGCTGGTGGGGCGTTAGCGGTAGATAGGGGACAATTTGGGCAAGACTTGACTCAAACTTTAGCGAGTCATCCTTTAATTGAATTTCGCCGGGGTGAAGTGTCTGCGATTCCTGAAGGAATTGTGGTTTTGGCAACTGGGCCTTTAACGAGTCCCGACTTAGCCGAAGATTTGCAGCGCTTTACGGGGATGGAATACCTCAGCTTTTTCGACGCCGCTAGTCCGATTATTGTGGGAGAATCGATTAACCGTGACGTTGCTTTTATGGCATCACGTTATGACAAAGGTGAAGCCGCTTATCTCAACTGCCCAATGAATAAAGAGCAGTATTTAAGGTTTCGAGAAGAACTTTGTAAAGCAGAACAAACAGAACTCAAAGGTTTTGAACGGGAAACGGCGAAATTTTTTGAAGCTTGTTTACCCATTGAAGAACTAGCACAGCGTGGGGAAGATACCATGCGCTACGGGCCCCTAAAGCCAGTGGGATTGTCAGATACTCGCACCGGGGAACGTCCTTATGCTGTGGTGCAGTTACGACAAGAAGATAAAGCCGGTCAACTGTGGAATATGGTAGGATTCCAAACAAACCTGCGTTGGGGTGAGCAAAAGCGAATATTTCAGCTAATTCCAAGTTTGGAAAAGGCGGAGTTTGTGCGATTGGGAGTGATGCACCGCAACACTTTTATTAATGCTCCTCAACTAATGCATCCTAGTTTGCAATTTAAAGAGCGTCCCACATTGTTAGCTGCTGGACAGTTGATTGGTACTGAAGGGTACACTGCTGCGGCTGCGGGTGGCTGCTTGGCGGGAATTAATGCAGCGCGGCTAGCTTTGGGTAAAGAAGCTTTGGTTTTACCCCCAACAACAATGATGGGTGCGTTATTGGAATTTATTAGTTCCGCTTCCCCGAAGCATTTCCAACCAATGCCGCCCAACTTTGGGATTTTTCCCGAACTGGGTGCGAAAATTAAAAGTAAGCAGGAGCGTTATGGACGTTACCGCGATCGCTCTTTAACTGATTTAGCAAACTGGAAAGTTAATCATAATTAA
- a CDS encoding fasciclin domain-containing protein, with translation MADIVDIAVTAESFKTLVAAVQAAGLVETLKSPGPFTVFAPNDDAFAKLPPGTIQTLLQNIPQLTRILKYHVVPGKLLKADLAELGTVNSVEGSPIKISSSDGFEVKNATVLAADIEADNGVVHVIDTVILPG, from the coding sequence ATGGCTGATATTGTTGATATTGCAGTTACGGCTGAGTCTTTTAAAACACTGGTGGCAGCTGTACAAGCTGCTGGTTTAGTAGAAACATTAAAAAGTCCTGGCCCGTTCACTGTCTTTGCACCAAATGACGATGCTTTTGCCAAGTTACCACCGGGAACTATCCAAACTCTATTACAAAATATTCCCCAGCTAACGCGGATTTTAAAGTATCATGTCGTTCCAGGAAAGCTGCTAAAGGCTGATTTAGCAGAACTCGGTACGGTTAATTCTGTGGAAGGTTCACCCATTAAAATTAGTTCTTCTGATGGTTTTGAAGTTAAAAATGCCACAGTTTTAGCAGCAGATATCGAAGCCGATAATGGTGTGGTACACGTTATCGATACGGTGATTTTACCGGGTTAA
- a CDS encoding Hsp70 family protein — protein sequence MKAVGIDLGTTNSEVAIVENGQVRVLPGEDGDLILPSCVGFSDTGKLLVGREALRQYAAAPERTVKSIKRWMGTDHKTTFGDKEYLPHEVSAIILRALKQRAENALGETITQAVITVPAYFTDAQRQATKTAGEIAGLEVLQIINEPTAAALAYDLRSEETERVVVYDLGGGTFDVSVVEITGEVTEVLASHGNNRLGGDDFDRLLQLHLVDLFRKQHGVDVPDDAATQARLLRAAEQLKIDLSSHAFATVREAFLGSKGKTALHLETEVARADFEKLIRPLLTETLEAIDRALTDASLEPNEIDRIILVGGSTRIPLVQQMIQEHLGQNPTDGIQPDLCVALGAALQAGVLVGESVDAILVDVIPHSLGIAAAVPTPMGIMPGYFSVIIPRNSVVPISRSQVYSTVFDEQEVVEIEVFQGENTVAEENVPLGSFRVENLPPKPAGGIEVEVHFDFDLNGILTVTTTEKGKGQQGTLVVNNAGIQKLSSHELKQARADLDALFDSDETIEISAEDSIESVEIAPELAALLDRAGQALLTVDSEQALELQDLLEQIESAIANNSPELPQLEEELSDFLYYASTNDE from the coding sequence ATGAAAGCAGTTGGTATTGATTTAGGCACAACAAATTCCGAAGTGGCGATCGTCGAAAATGGACAGGTGCGGGTATTGCCAGGAGAAGATGGCGACCTGATTTTACCTTCCTGTGTGGGATTTAGCGATACAGGTAAACTGCTAGTGGGACGGGAAGCCCTCCGTCAGTATGCAGCAGCACCTGAACGCACCGTGAAGTCAATTAAGCGCTGGATGGGAACTGACCACAAAACCACTTTCGGAGATAAAGAATACTTACCTCATGAAGTTTCCGCGATTATTCTCCGCGCTCTGAAACAACGGGCTGAAAATGCTTTAGGAGAAACAATCACCCAAGCAGTGATTACAGTTCCAGCCTACTTTACCGACGCTCAACGGCAGGCAACTAAAACTGCTGGCGAGATAGCTGGTTTGGAGGTACTGCAAATTATCAACGAACCAACGGCGGCGGCTTTAGCTTATGATTTGCGCTCCGAAGAGACAGAACGAGTTGTAGTTTATGACTTGGGAGGTGGTACTTTTGACGTGTCAGTAGTTGAAATTACGGGTGAAGTGACAGAAGTACTAGCTAGTCATGGCAATAACCGCTTGGGTGGAGATGATTTCGACAGACTTTTACAACTCCATCTAGTAGATTTATTCCGCAAACAGCATGGCGTCGATGTCCCAGATGATGCAGCTACCCAGGCGCGTCTCCTGAGAGCAGCAGAGCAGTTAAAAATTGACCTGAGTTCCCATGCTTTTGCCACAGTCCGGGAAGCCTTTTTAGGTAGTAAAGGCAAGACTGCACTACATCTGGAGACAGAAGTAGCACGAGCAGATTTTGAAAAATTGATTCGCCCACTCTTGACAGAAACCCTAGAGGCAATTGACCGCGCCCTAACAGACGCCAGCCTAGAACCCAATGAGATTGACCGGATTATTTTAGTTGGTGGTTCTACACGCATTCCTTTAGTGCAACAAATGATCCAAGAGCATCTGGGACAAAACCCCACCGATGGCATTCAACCAGACCTTTGTGTGGCGTTAGGAGCAGCTTTACAAGCTGGGGTGCTGGTAGGTGAATCCGTGGACGCCATTCTTGTAGATGTGATTCCTCATTCTCTGGGCATTGCTGCGGCTGTGCCTACACCAATGGGTATTATGCCAGGTTACTTCAGTGTGATTATTCCCCGCAACAGCGTTGTTCCTATTTCTCGCTCCCAAGTTTATTCCACCGTGTTTGATGAACAAGAAGTGGTAGAAATTGAAGTTTTTCAGGGAGAAAATACGGTTGCTGAAGAAAATGTTCCTCTAGGTTCCTTTAGAGTGGAGAACTTACCACCCAAACCAGCCGGAGGTATTGAAGTCGAGGTTCACTTTGACTTTGACCTGAATGGCATTCTCACTGTAACCACTACTGAGAAAGGCAAAGGACAACAAGGAACGCTAGTAGTAAATAATGCAGGTATCCAGAAACTTTCTAGCCATGAATTGAAGCAAGCAAGGGCAGATTTAGATGCATTGTTTGACAGTGATGAAACAATTGAAATCTCCGCAGAAGATTCAATCGAGTCTGTAGAAATCGCTCCAGAATTGGCAGCACTTTTAGACCGCGCGGGGCAAGCACTTCTTACGGTAGACTCTGAACAAGCTCTTGAATTACAAGACTTATTAGAACAGATTGAAAGTGCGATCGCTAACAATAGCCCAGAACTACCCCAGTTAGAAGAAGAACTCTCAGATTTTCTTTACTACGCCAGTACGAATGATGAATAG
- a CDS encoding Uma2 family endonuclease, whose amino-acid sequence MTQAIPKLVTFEEFVDRLPENSGVRYELHNGEIVEMAQPVGEHEEVKGFLGIEIPFEIKRLGLPYIVPNQAIVRPAEKDSGYFPDVLVLNRANLANEPLWKKQSTVSLGVSIPLVIEVVSTNWRDDYHLKYADYEEMGIPEYWIVDYAALGGRNFIGNPKQPTISVCNLIDGEYQISKFRDSDRLVSQTFPELNLTPNQIFQAGLV is encoded by the coding sequence ATGACTCAAGCCATACCCAAGCTAGTAACCTTTGAGGAATTCGTCGATCGCCTACCCGAAAATTCCGGTGTACGCTACGAACTACATAACGGGGAAATCGTTGAGATGGCACAACCAGTAGGAGAACACGAAGAAGTTAAAGGATTTTTAGGTATCGAAATTCCTTTTGAAATCAAACGTCTAGGACTACCCTACATTGTCCCCAATCAAGCTATAGTTAGACCTGCTGAAAAAGATTCGGGTTACTTTCCAGATGTATTGGTGCTAAATCGGGCAAATCTCGCAAATGAACCATTGTGGAAAAAACAATCTACCGTGAGTTTGGGTGTATCAATACCTCTAGTAATTGAGGTTGTATCAACCAATTGGCGGGACGATTACCACTTGAAATATGCTGACTATGAAGAGATGGGTATCCCCGAATACTGGATTGTCGATTATGCGGCCTTGGGTGGACGTAATTTTATTGGCAACCCCAAACAACCGACAATCTCTGTCTGTAACTTGATTGATGGAGAATATCAGATCAGTAAGTTTCGAGATAGCGATCGCCTTGTCTCCCAAACTTTTCCCGAATTGAATCTCACCCCAAACCAGATTTTTCAAGCTGGTTTGGTGTAG
- the grpE gene encoding nucleotide exchange factor GrpE, whose translation MTNDFEVLFTKFLDYLQSEPVPPDYLGEPPESANTFDPYQMVAEWTALRHEVKQQGKLLRSTQDALVQALEVTRADKEQLQIRLEDSQKQTLAQIEQQQEKLLKDLLGILDALDQACTYWEEELAALSATSKLKPIPQKSFWEKLGDWINGNSTQSDRSEKLPMPELLTEILTSNQQGVELIRRSLLELLRQRRVVPIPAQGKPFDSQTMYAVGRESRTDVTDNTVIQEVVRGYLWGDRILREAQVIVAAQVARDLEK comes from the coding sequence ATGACTAATGACTTTGAAGTTTTATTTACCAAATTTTTAGACTATTTACAGTCAGAACCAGTACCTCCTGACTATTTGGGTGAACCACCAGAATCTGCTAATACCTTTGACCCCTATCAAATGGTGGCAGAATGGACTGCCCTGCGCCATGAAGTTAAGCAACAGGGTAAATTATTGCGTTCTACTCAAGATGCTCTGGTGCAAGCATTGGAAGTAACTCGCGCAGATAAAGAACAGTTGCAAATACGTCTAGAAGATAGCCAAAAACAGACATTGGCTCAAATTGAGCAACAGCAGGAGAAACTGTTAAAAGATTTGTTGGGTATCCTGGATGCTTTAGATCAGGCTTGTACTTATTGGGAAGAGGAATTAGCAGCATTATCTGCTACCTCAAAACTAAAACCTATTCCTCAAAAAAGCTTCTGGGAAAAGCTAGGAGATTGGATTAATGGCAATTCTACCCAATCAGATAGGTCTGAAAAATTACCAATGCCAGAATTATTAACTGAAATTTTAACTAGCAATCAACAAGGTGTGGAGTTAATTAGGCGATCGCTTTTAGAGTTACTACGACAACGGCGTGTTGTTCCGATTCCAGCACAGGGCAAACCTTTTGACTCCCAGACAATGTATGCTGTGGGACGTGAGTCTAGAACAGATGTTACAGATAATACCGTAATTCAAGAAGTAGTGCGGGGTTATTTATGGGGCGATCGCATTTTGAGGGAAGCACAAGTTATTGTAGCGGCACAAGTGGCTAGAGACTTAGAGAAGTAA
- a CDS encoding DnaJ domain-containing protein has product MTDHYESLGISSGATAAEIKAAYHAKLREFPAHTYPEEFKKIRGAYEAIRKGETTQHEDFLKFRPLKAELNPEILKQVREKALAQLEVSLDDLIRATF; this is encoded by the coding sequence ATGACTGACCACTACGAAAGCTTAGGCATTTCTTCAGGAGCTACTGCTGCCGAAATTAAAGCGGCCTATCATGCCAAACTGCGGGAATTTCCCGCTCATACTTATCCAGAAGAGTTTAAGAAAATTCGAGGAGCTTACGAGGCAATTCGCAAAGGAGAAACAACTCAACATGAGGATTTCTTAAAATTTCGTCCACTAAAAGCAGAACTGAACCCAGAGATATTAAAACAGGTGCGAGAAAAAGCGCTTGCTCAACTAGAAGTTAGCCTGGATGATTTAATTCGTGCCACATTTTAA